In the genome of Desulfovibrio desulfuricans, one region contains:
- a CDS encoding AbrB family transcriptional regulator produces MGTTIMLFAVGLAGSFVFDRFHLPGGAMTGAMIAVVIFKSCGSITAPDMTHWVRFLVYGCVGVIVGNMYNPGMLDAVRDTWPMMLLSTCIILMAGLLCTWIAVRWGGLSVGGAYLATSPGGFNAVVALSGGTGAEAPMVMVYHLVRIYAIVLLSPFVAKMLESFVK; encoded by the coding sequence ATGGGTACAACGATAATGCTGTTTGCCGTGGGGCTGGCGGGAAGTTTTGTTTTTGACCGCTTTCACCTGCCCGGCGGGGCCATGACCGGAGCCATGATTGCCGTGGTCATTTTTAAAAGTTGCGGCTCCATCACCGCACCAGACATGACGCACTGGGTGCGCTTTTTGGTTTACGGCTGCGTGGGTGTCATTGTGGGCAACATGTACAACCCCGGCATGCTTGACGCCGTGCGGGACACATGGCCCATGATGCTGCTTTCGACCTGCATCATCCTTATGGCGGGACTTTTGTGCACCTGGATAGCGGTGCGCTGGGGCGGGCTTTCGGTGGGCGGGGCGTATCTGGCCACAAGCCCGGGCGGCTTTAACGCGGTGGTCGCGCTTTCGGGCGGCACAGGGGCGGAGGCTCCCATGGTGATGGTCTACCATCTGGTGCGCATCTACGCCATTGT
- the ggt gene encoding gamma-glutamyltransferase has product MEKGAFFLLFDARKTSRYSALVTPDVYQEDTMHFTPSPYAETESRSLDPMTTRGMVSSPHYLATQAGVDILRKGGTALDAAIAVAAVLAVVYPQMCSIGGDNFWLAHEAATGALHGINASGRSGEKATLGYFAQKGLAAIPLRGPLAACTVPGVVSGWDAAHALSRLWGSQLSLADLLQEAIDLAAEGFAVTPSLAFWLHEDCKKDSTGYRELQRLPGFARTFLPTGSPARAGERMRLPDLAATLSLIAQEGPRSFYEGDLAQRMTSWLQANGGLLTARDFAEHQAETVEPLRVRYRGLEACNLPPNTQGVASLSILNILEHMDVASLGEGSADHIHAVVEATKLAFAERDAHVTDPDFAEIPVEYMLSPAHGRDLAGRIDMRRALAPNAPLEPKGDTCWFGVVDAVGNAVSAIQSIFHDFGAGIVAGDTGVLLQNRGSFFSLDAGHINALAPLKRTMHTLNPPMLRKDGKPWLVYGTMGGEGQPQTQAAIVTRMVDFGLSPHDAVAAPRWLYGRSWGLPANNLRIEGRFAPQVAASLRQRGHDVQLTGGYSDLMGHAGAILRDQGTGVLYGATDPRSDGLAAGY; this is encoded by the coding sequence ATGGAAAAAGGGGCGTTTTTTCTGCTGTTTGACGCGCGCAAAACCTCTCGCTACTCTGCTCTGGTTACCCCTGACGTTTACCAAGAGGACACCATGCACTTTACGCCCAGCCCTTATGCGGAGACGGAATCGCGCAGCCTTGACCCCATGACCACGCGGGGGATGGTCTCCTCGCCGCACTACCTTGCCACCCAGGCAGGCGTGGACATCCTGCGCAAAGGCGGCACGGCTCTGGATGCGGCCATTGCCGTGGCCGCAGTGCTGGCCGTAGTTTATCCGCAGATGTGCAGCATCGGGGGCGACAACTTCTGGCTGGCGCACGAGGCGGCCACAGGCGCGCTGCACGGCATCAACGCCAGCGGGCGGTCGGGCGAAAAGGCCACGCTTGGATATTTTGCCCAAAAGGGCCTTGCCGCTATCCCCCTGCGTGGGCCGCTGGCGGCCTGCACTGTCCCCGGCGTAGTGTCCGGCTGGGACGCCGCCCACGCCCTCAGCCGCTTGTGGGGCAGCCAGCTTTCGCTGGCCGATCTGCTGCAGGAGGCCATAGACCTTGCTGCTGAAGGCTTTGCCGTGACGCCGTCGCTGGCTTTCTGGCTGCATGAAGACTGCAAAAAAGACAGCACGGGCTATCGCGAGCTGCAGCGCCTGCCCGGCTTTGCCCGCACCTTTTTGCCCACGGGCTCGCCTGCGCGGGCGGGCGAACGGATGCGCCTGCCCGACCTTGCCGCCACGCTGAGCCTGATTGCGCAGGAAGGCCCCCGCTCGTTTTACGAGGGCGACCTGGCCCAGCGCATGACCAGCTGGCTGCAGGCCAACGGCGGTCTGCTGACGGCAAGGGACTTTGCCGAGCACCAGGCCGAGACCGTCGAGCCGCTGCGGGTACGCTACCGAGGCCTTGAGGCGTGCAACCTGCCCCCCAATACGCAGGGCGTGGCCTCCCTGTCCATACTCAACATCCTTGAACATATGGATGTAGCCAGCCTTGGCGAGGGCAGCGCCGACCATATCCATGCCGTTGTCGAAGCCACCAAGCTGGCCTTTGCCGAGCGCGACGCCCACGTCACTGATCCCGATTTTGCCGAGATACCTGTCGAATATATGCTGTCGCCCGCGCACGGACGCGATCTGGCAGGCCGCATCGACATGCGCCGCGCGCTTGCCCCCAACGCCCCGCTGGAGCCAAAGGGCGACACCTGCTGGTTTGGCGTTGTGGATGCCGTGGGCAACGCTGTTTCGGCCATCCAGAGCATATTTCACGACTTTGGCGCGGGCATTGTAGCCGGGGATACGGGCGTATTGCTGCAGAACAGGGGCAGCTTTTTTTCGCTGGATGCCGGGCACATCAACGCGCTGGCCCCGCTCAAGCGAACCATGCATACGCTTAACCCGCCCATGCTGCGCAAGGACGGCAAGCCATGGCTTGTCTACGGCACCATGGGCGGCGAGGGACAACCCCAGACCCAGGCCGCCATTGTGACCCGCATGGTCGACTTTGGCCTCAGCCCGCACGATGCGGTTGCCGCGCCCCGCTGGCTGTACGGGCGCAGCTGGGGCCTGCCTGCCAACAACCTGCGCATCGAGGGCCGCTTTGCCCCCCAGGTGGCCGCAAGCCTGCGCCAAAGGGGGCATGACGTGCAACTTACAGGGGGATATAGCGACCTTATGGGGCATGCAGGAGCCATTTTGCGCGACCAGGGCACGGGTGTGCTGTATGGCGCAACCGACCCGCGCAGCGACGGCCTGGCCGCTGGTTATTAA
- a CDS encoding ABC transporter substrate-binding protein, with amino-acid sequence MNLLKVASVCALSLFVGQAAMAAEAPIKIGFPIPLTGEIPKVGEGSKYAAEMLKEEINAKGGLKVGDKMYPLEFIYEDNESKPESAVNVTLKLIERDKVMAIVGPQSSRQAVPAGAVANDEQVPMITPWSTNPDATKDRPWVFRGAFLDPFQAPVAVDFTTKKFNAKKAAVLFEVSNDYSKGLADNFKESFEKTHGKGSVVAMESHGPKDQDFSAQLTKIIAAKPDFIFVPENYSFAALIVPQARDLGYKGPFMGSDAWGSAELFNLCGKDCVNQFFSTHYTAEGATGKTKEFIDKYKAKYGYVPDDVAALTWDSINIVLQAIQKNGKIDPDLKKERKIIRDNMAGMEKFDGITGSMKFDENRDPIKCAVIVRVTETGAFAFVESVCPK; translated from the coding sequence ATGAATTTGCTGAAAGTAGCGTCAGTCTGCGCCCTGTCTCTCTTTGTGGGGCAAGCGGCCATGGCCGCGGAAGCTCCGATTAAAATCGGGTTCCCCATCCCGCTCACCGGTGAAATCCCCAAAGTGGGCGAAGGATCCAAGTACGCGGCTGAGATGCTCAAGGAAGAGATCAACGCCAAGGGCGGGCTGAAAGTGGGCGACAAAATGTACCCGCTTGAATTTATTTATGAAGACAATGAATCCAAACCCGAATCGGCCGTTAACGTTACCCTCAAGCTTATCGAGCGCGACAAGGTTATGGCCATTGTAGGCCCCCAGTCTTCGCGTCAGGCGGTGCCTGCGGGCGCTGTCGCCAATGACGAACAGGTTCCCATGATCACCCCCTGGTCCACCAACCCCGACGCCACCAAGGACCGCCCCTGGGTATTCCGCGGGGCCTTCCTTGACCCCTTCCAGGCTCCTGTGGCCGTGGACTTTACCACCAAAAAGTTCAACGCCAAAAAAGCCGCCGTACTCTTTGAAGTTTCCAACGACTACTCCAAGGGACTTGCCGACAACTTCAAGGAATCCTTTGAAAAAACTCACGGCAAGGGTTCTGTTGTGGCCATGGAATCGCACGGCCCCAAGGATCAGGATTTCTCTGCCCAGCTTACCAAAATCATCGCGGCCAAGCCCGACTTTATCTTTGTGCCTGAAAACTACAGCTTTGCGGCCCTTATCGTGCCGCAGGCCCGCGACCTTGGCTACAAGGGCCCCTTCATGGGTTCTGACGCCTGGGGTTCCGCCGAACTGTTCAACCTTTGCGGCAAAGACTGTGTAAACCAGTTCTTCTCCACCCACTACACCGCTGAAGGCGCCACCGGCAAGACCAAGGAATTCATCGACAAGTACAAGGCCAAGTACGGCTACGTGCCTGACGACGTTGCCGCCCTGACCTGGGACTCCATCAACATCGTGCTTCAGGCCATCCAGAAAAACGGCAAGATCGACCCCGACCTCAAAAAGGAACGCAAGATCATCCGCGACAACATGGCTGGCATGGAAAAGTTTGACGGCATCACCGGCAGCATGAAGTTTGACGAAAACCGCGACCCCATCAAGTGCGCCGTTATCGTGCGCGTGACGGAAACCGGCGCATTCGCCTTTGTTGAATCCGTCTGCCCCAAATAG
- a CDS encoding branched-chain amino acid ABC transporter permease: MDFLLQQTLNALQWGSFYALIALGYTLVYGVLRLINFAHGDIFMVGAYISFFVATYLLSSDGLGLSPQNTLWLTIVLTMVLTALVGVTLERIAYRPLRRKGAHRLYVVITALMCGLILENGNLALLGATKRKLPELIDKTVYSIGPLVITNLKVWVIVAAVLVFLFLQIMVTRTKVGMAMRAVSWDRFALPLMGIPLDSVIVVTFVLGSGIAGLGGMLFAMCYPNLEPYMGAMIGWKAFIAAVVGGIGDIRGAFVGGFLLAFVEIMVVAFLPSTYMDLFSFTILLLILWVRPTGIFGMPQTTKI; this comes from the coding sequence ATGGACTTTTTGCTGCAACAGACCCTCAACGCCTTGCAATGGGGCAGCTTTTACGCCCTCATCGCTCTGGGCTACACCTTGGTTTACGGGGTGTTGCGCCTCATCAACTTTGCCCACGGCGATATTTTTATGGTCGGGGCCTACATCTCCTTTTTTGTCGCCACGTACCTCTTATCTTCCGACGGGCTGGGCCTTTCGCCGCAAAACACGCTGTGGCTGACCATCGTGCTGACCATGGTGCTTACGGCGCTTGTAGGCGTGACGCTTGAGCGCATCGCCTACCGCCCCTTGCGCCGCAAGGGCGCGCACAGGCTGTACGTGGTTATTACCGCCCTGATGTGCGGCCTTATCCTCGAAAACGGCAACCTGGCGCTGCTGGGCGCAACCAAGCGCAAGTTGCCCGAGCTCATCGACAAAACGGTGTATTCCATCGGGCCGCTGGTGATAACCAACCTTAAGGTTTGGGTTATCGTGGCGGCCGTGCTGGTGTTTCTGTTCTTGCAGATCATGGTCACGCGCACCAAGGTCGGCATGGCCATGCGCGCCGTGTCGTGGGACCGCTTTGCCCTGCCGCTCATGGGCATTCCGCTTGACAGCGTCATTGTGGTCACCTTTGTGCTGGGGTCGGGCATCGCCGGTCTTGGCGGCATGCTGTTTGCCATGTGCTACCCCAACCTTGAGCCGTACATGGGCGCCATGATCGGCTGGAAGGCCTTTATCGCGGCGGTTGTGGGCGGCATCGGCGACATACGCGGCGCATTTGTGGGCGGCTTTTTGCTGGCCTTTGTCGAAATCATGGTGGTAGCCTTTTTGCCGTCCACCTACATGGATCTGTTTTCATTTACCATTCTGCTGCTCATCCTGTGGGTGCGGCCCACGGGCATTTTCGGCATGCCGCAAACGACCAAAATCTAG
- a CDS encoding branched-chain amino acid ABC transporter permease: MLPLFVQTVLVILGVLCIGYAIKRVIKQKKIDCLVFLLGGLVLIFAEYFAWIDGYWLSVIKFMGLNIIFATSLNLVNGYMGEFSCGHAGFMCVGAYVGGFISIILFTKNKMLGAPLLPPELAPLLFPFVLAVAGGVAALFGLLVALPSFKTRDDYLAIITIAANYIIISLIINIDFVGGPRGLTGMRGVVRAMEGVADIPWMMIWTLLGVMVTTMMLYRLVNSTLGKGIPAVCQNEVAAEIMSVNTKKVKLVAFMVSAGIAGVAGALYAHMFSSIYANSFGIMKSTEAMVMVYLGGMGSLSGSVLAAIMFTLLIELLRFALPAMNDLAHMLPFVPNSFNISQEWKWVIIPLILILLMQFRPEGLLGNRELTDAFPKLKRLISFGKRP; the protein is encoded by the coding sequence ATGCTGCCTCTTTTTGTTCAAACGGTTCTTGTCATTCTGGGTGTGCTCTGCATCGGCTATGCCATTAAGCGCGTCATCAAGCAGAAAAAAATAGACTGTCTTGTGTTTCTGCTTGGCGGACTTGTGCTCATCTTTGCCGAATACTTTGCGTGGATCGACGGCTACTGGCTGTCGGTCATCAAGTTCATGGGCCTCAACATCATATTTGCCACCAGCCTGAACCTCGTGAACGGCTACATGGGCGAATTTTCATGTGGGCACGCGGGCTTTATGTGCGTGGGCGCATACGTGGGCGGGTTTATTTCCATCATTCTGTTTACCAAAAACAAAATGCTGGGCGCGCCTCTGCTGCCGCCCGAGCTTGCTCCGCTGCTGTTTCCCTTTGTCCTCGCTGTTGCGGGCGGGGTGGCGGCGCTGTTTGGTCTGCTGGTGGCCCTGCCCTCGTTCAAGACGCGCGACGACTACCTGGCCATCATTACCATCGCCGCCAACTACATTATTATTTCGCTCATTATTAACATCGACTTTGTGGGCGGCCCGCGCGGCCTCACGGGCATGCGCGGCGTTGTACGCGCCATGGAGGGCGTGGCAGACATACCCTGGATGATGATCTGGACACTGCTGGGCGTGATGGTCACAACCATGATGCTGTACCGGCTGGTCAACAGCACCCTGGGCAAGGGCATACCCGCCGTATGTCAGAACGAAGTGGCCGCGGAGATCATGAGCGTCAACACCAAGAAGGTAAAACTTGTGGCCTTTATGGTCTCGGCGGGCATTGCGGGCGTGGCGGGCGCGCTGTACGCGCACATGTTCAGCTCCATCTACGCCAACAGCTTTGGCATCATGAAGTCCACTGAAGCCATGGTCATGGTCTATCTGGGAGGCATGGGCTCGCTCTCCGGCTCGGTGCTCGCAGCGATCATGTTTACCCTGCTCATCGAACTTTTGCGCTTTGCTCTGCCTGCCATGAACGACCTGGCGCACATGCTGCCCTTTGTGCCCAATTCATTCAATATCAGCCAGGAATGGAAGTGGGTCATCATCCCGCTTATTCTTATCCTGCTCATGCAGTTCAGACCCGAGGGCCTGCTGGGCAACCGGGAACTGACCGACGCCTTTCCCAAACTGAAACGGCTGATAAGCTTCGGCAAGCGGCCCTAG
- a CDS encoding ABC transporter ATP-binding protein: MALLEMKEVTQRFGGLIALTDFSIAVDDHTLVGLIGPNGAGKTTVFNLASGFYHATEGQIIFNGQTYDKSLEPHQVTTMGMARTFQNIRLWNDMTVLDNICVSQYHRLGYGLIDAWLCNERYSREEKRVRQKAAKILEIMELGDVANEFPKNLPYGLQRRVELARALSTDPKLLLLDEPAAGLNSSDVDGLIKHIRWIFDEFKIAIWMIEHQMKVVMSLCQHITVVEFGKTIAKGTPQEIQSNPDVIKAYLGDENV, translated from the coding sequence TTGGCACTGCTTGAAATGAAAGAAGTCACGCAACGCTTCGGCGGGCTGATTGCGTTAACGGATTTTTCCATCGCTGTGGACGACCACACGCTGGTGGGGCTAATCGGCCCCAACGGCGCGGGCAAAACCACGGTTTTTAATCTGGCTTCGGGCTTTTACCATGCCACAGAAGGGCAGATTATCTTTAACGGGCAGACATACGACAAGAGTCTTGAACCGCACCAGGTCACGACCATGGGCATGGCCCGCACATTTCAGAACATCCGCCTGTGGAACGACATGACCGTGCTCGACAATATCTGCGTGTCGCAATACCACAGGCTGGGCTATGGCCTGATTGACGCGTGGCTTTGCAACGAGCGCTACAGCCGCGAAGAAAAGCGTGTACGCCAAAAGGCCGCAAAGATTCTTGAAATCATGGAACTGGGCGACGTGGCCAACGAGTTTCCCAAAAACCTGCCCTACGGCCTGCAACGCCGGGTAGAGCTGGCCCGCGCCCTGTCCACCGACCCCAAGCTGCTGCTGCTCGACGAGCCCGCCGCCGGTCTGAACTCTTCAGACGTGGACGGCCTGATCAAGCACATCCGCTGGATATTTGACGAATTTAAAATCGCCATCTGGATGATCGAGCACCAGATGAAGGTGGTCATGTCGCTGTGTCAGCACATTACCGTGGTTGAATTTGGCAAAACCATTGCCAAGGGCACACCGCAGGAAATTCAGTCCAACCCCGATGTCATCAAGGCCTACTTGGGCGACGAGAACGTGTGA
- a CDS encoding ABC transporter ATP-binding protein, whose translation MLLEVENLYAGYGKIEALHGISFHVNKGEIVTLIGANGAGKSTTLKAVMRLTPPESPTVISGDIRFNGESILKTEPHHVVARLKMDLVPEGRHIFGNLTVSENLKLATWTRKDNNIQKDVDKVFELFPRLKERMHQRSDTLSGGEQQMLAVGRALMTNCSVLLLDEPSMGLSPLLMYDMFRTLKQLNSDGLTVVVVEQNARLALQVADRGYVLDTGAIVAEGTAAQLADTPEIKAAYLGA comes from the coding sequence ATGCTACTGGAAGTTGAAAATCTCTACGCCGGCTATGGCAAGATTGAAGCCCTTCACGGCATTTCATTTCACGTGAACAAGGGCGAAATAGTCACCCTCATCGGGGCCAACGGCGCGGGCAAGTCCACCACGCTCAAGGCCGTCATGCGCCTTACGCCGCCGGAATCGCCCACGGTCATCAGCGGCGACATCCGCTTTAACGGCGAATCCATCCTCAAGACCGAGCCGCACCATGTTGTGGCCCGCCTCAAGATGGATCTGGTGCCCGAAGGCCGCCATATTTTTGGCAACCTCACGGTGAGCGAAAATCTCAAGCTGGCCACCTGGACCCGCAAGGACAACAATATCCAAAAAGACGTGGACAAGGTCTTTGAACTTTTTCCGCGCCTCAAGGAGCGCATGCACCAGCGCAGCGACACGCTCTCTGGCGGCGAGCAGCAGATGCTGGCCGTGGGGCGGGCGCTCATGACCAACTGCTCGGTGCTGCTGCTGGACGAACCTTCCATGGGCCTTTCGCCCCTGCTGATGTACGACATGTTCCGCACGCTCAAGCAGCTCAACAGCGACGGCCTGACCGTTGTGGTTGTGGAGCAGAACGCCCGTCTGGCCCTGCAGGTGGCAGACCGGGGCTACGTGCTCGACACCGGAGCCATTGTGGCCGAGGGCACAGCCGCGCAGCTGGCCGACACGCCGGAAATCAAGGCGGCCTACCTCGGCGCGTAA
- a CDS encoding flavodoxin family protein: protein MKIFAINGGPRKKHNTAQLLQAALDGAAAAPCGEPVETEMIHLYDLAYNGCVSCFACKKIGGKSYGHCAAKDDLAPVLEKLSQADGVIFGSPIYFGNITGKLRSFFERLMFAYFVYDANYSSLAPKRMPTGFIYTMNVTAAEMQQHGYRQNLQGMEMFAGRLFGEPQVLHAFNTYQFEDYSKYKCERFSESEKAVYRAAQFPKDMEAARLMGESMVTAGR from the coding sequence ATGAAAATTTTTGCCATAAACGGCGGTCCCAGAAAGAAGCACAATACCGCGCAGCTGTTGCAGGCGGCGCTGGACGGCGCAGCCGCCGCCCCCTGCGGCGAACCCGTGGAAACAGAGATGATTCATCTGTATGATCTTGCCTACAATGGCTGCGTGAGCTGTTTTGCCTGCAAAAAAATCGGCGGTAAAAGTTACGGCCACTGCGCGGCAAAGGACGATTTGGCTCCGGTGCTGGAAAAACTGTCGCAGGCCGACGGCGTAATCTTTGGCAGCCCCATTTATTTTGGCAATATCACGGGCAAGCTGCGCAGCTTTTTTGAGCGCCTGATGTTCGCCTACTTTGTCTACGACGCCAATTACAGCTCGCTGGCCCCCAAGCGCATGCCCACGGGCTTTATCTACACCATGAACGTGACCGCTGCAGAGATGCAGCAGCATGGCTACCGCCAGAACCTCCAGGGCATGGAAATGTTTGCGGGCCGTCTGTTTGGGGAGCCTCAGGTGCTGCACGCCTTCAATACCTACCAGTTCGAGGACTACAGCAAGTACAAGTGCGAACGGTTTTCGGAATCGGAAAAAGCCGTTTACCGCGCCGCGCAGTTCCCCAAAGATATGGAAGCGGCCCGGCTTATGGGCGAGTCCATGGTGACAGCTGGCAGATAA
- a CDS encoding winged helix-turn-helix transcriptional regulator, with amino-acid sequence MTKSPACASSGLYDDKSQCPILHVFKRIGGKWKLPILWHLADRETVRYNELKRSVRGVTNMMLTKCLRELEDYGLVHRRQYNEVPPRVEYSLSERGKKLLPALEALYAWGREQLDFEKKAGNEDATGCDSRPPDRLLPDRAAV; translated from the coding sequence ATGACAAAATCCCCCGCCTGCGCATCCAGCGGTCTGTACGACGACAAAAGCCAGTGCCCCATACTGCATGTTTTCAAACGCATAGGCGGCAAGTGGAAGCTGCCCATACTGTGGCATCTGGCAGACCGGGAAACCGTGCGCTACAACGAGCTCAAACGCAGCGTGCGGGGCGTCACCAACATGATGCTGACCAAGTGCCTGCGCGAGCTTGAAGACTACGGGCTTGTGCACCGCAGGCAGTACAACGAGGTTCCCCCACGGGTGGAATACTCCCTCTCCGAGCGCGGCAAAAAGCTGCTCCCGGCACTGGAAGCGCTTTACGCCTGGGGCCGGGAGCAGCTGGATTTTGAAAAAAAAGCGGGAAATGAGGACGCCACGGGCTGCGACAGCCGGCCGCCTGACCGGCTGTTGCCTGACCGGGCTGCTGTCTGA
- a CDS encoding DMT family transporter → MAMNKGGKDTAVYARLALVAVAWGGTFIAGRSLAGVAPMFSACLRFLLASAALSLFLVISGKGFRRVTARQALVVSLLGFCGIFSYSFFFFSGLQHISASRAALIVALNPAVMTLIAYLFYREHVTSLKVLGIALCFCGVALVVGGGDPQRAGSATGAPGWVGEALIGGCVLSWSAYSVFCKSVVRQLGPLHTVTYSIYAGTVMLVAYAAASGVLDVDAVLRFSAWEVSSLLYLGIVGSAVAYIWYYDGIQKIGVARAGVFIALNPLAAVLFGAALLDERMTLATLLGGVLIISGIVAENRRSSGQREPDAMPPCQATPPAAAQAAALAAALSAEQDSGPSAR, encoded by the coding sequence ATCGCGGGCAGAAGCCTGGCCGGGGTTGCGCCCATGTTTTCGGCCTGTCTGCGTTTTTTGCTGGCCTCGGCGGCGCTGAGTCTGTTCCTTGTTATTTCGGGCAAGGGGTTCAGGCGGGTGACGGCCAGACAGGCGCTGGTGGTAAGCCTGTTGGGCTTTTGCGGCATATTTTCGTACAGCTTTTTCTTTTTCAGCGGGCTGCAGCACATCAGCGCCTCGCGGGCGGCCCTGATTGTGGCGCTCAACCCGGCAGTGATGACGCTTATCGCCTACCTGTTTTACCGGGAGCACGTGACGTCCCTCAAGGTGCTGGGCATCGCGCTGTGCTTTTGCGGCGTGGCGCTGGTGGTGGGCGGGGGCGATCCGCAGCGCGCGGGGAGCGCTACGGGCGCGCCCGGCTGGGTCGGCGAGGCGCTTATTGGCGGCTGCGTGCTGAGCTGGAGCGCCTACAGCGTATTTTGCAAGTCAGTGGTGCGCCAGCTGGGGCCGCTGCACACGGTGACCTATTCCATCTATGCGGGAACCGTCATGCTTGTGGCCTATGCCGCCGCCTCTGGCGTGCTCGATGTCGACGCCGTGCTGCGCTTCAGCGCCTGGGAGGTATCCAGCCTGCTCTATCTGGGTATTGTGGGGTCTGCCGTGGCCTATATCTGGTATTACGACGGCATACAAAAGATCGGCGTGGCCCGCGCGGGGGTTTTTATCGCTCTTAATCCGCTGGCGGCGGTGCTGTTTGGCGCGGCCTTGCTGGACGAGCGGATGACCCTGGCCACACTGCTGGGCGGGGTGCTGATCATCAGCGGCATCGTGGCCGAAAACAGGCGCAGCTCCGGGCAACGGGAGCCAGACGCCATGCCCCCTTGTCAGGCTACACCCCCAGCTGCAGCCCAGGCTGCAGCTCTGGCTGCAGCTCTGTCCGCAGAGCAGGATTCCGGTCCGTCAGCCCGTTGA